From the genome of Arthrobacter sp. ERGS1:01:
CAGGTGCGTCGATGAAAACACTCGAGATCATCCGGGGTAGCTACGGATTGTGCCAGCTGGTCCGGCCCAGCTGCTTTACCGGGTCGCCACCGGAGCAGCGCCGTCTCCCGGCACCGTTGTGCTCATGCGAGTCCTCGGCACCCGGCATGTGCTCCAGGCCTTGTTGTTGGCACGGGCCGGAACCACCGCACACCGGTGTGGTGCCCTCGTTGACTTGGCCCATGCCGGAACCATGGTCGCCGTCGCCTGTGCTGATCAACGGTGGCGCAAGCCAGCCGGCGTTGATGCCACCCTTGCCTCGACGCTTGCCGCGTTGGAGGCCCGGTGATTCAGATCCTAGGCCCGGACCGCCCCCGAAGGGGTCTGTCCCGCAATTCCAAGGCGAAACGCTCGTCATCGGTGACGTCCCCGGCGGCCCGGGCAAAAGCGTCCAGCACCGGCCCCATGGAGCGGCGCAATGCGGAGGGCATCCTGTTCATCACGGCGGCAATGGCTGCGCGCCGGTGTTCCATCACGCCATCCACCAGGGCTTTGCCCTTCGCGCTGAGGGCGAGCAGCAAATATCGCCGGTCGGCTGGGTTGTCCCGGCGGTCCAGCAAGCCCGCAGCAACCAGCCGATCGCAGGTCCTGGTGGCGTTGGAGGGGTGCACGCCCAGATCGACGGCCACCGCCCCGAGGTTTTGCGGCCCATGCGTTGCGATGAAGACCAAGACCCGTAGTTGCGTGGAGGTGACCCGGTGTTCAACTT
Proteins encoded in this window:
- a CDS encoding MarR family winged helix-turn-helix transcriptional regulator, with product MKHLDSPGLASDSSAAEGIAAESAGDIDAAMRAARVFLAVIAQSVAEVEHRVTSTQLRVLVFIATHGPQNLGAVAVDLGVHPSNATRTCDRLVAAGLLDRRDNPADRRYLLLALSAKGKALVDGVMEHRRAAIAAVMNRMPSALRRSMGPVLDAFARAAGDVTDDERFALELRDRPLRGRSGPRI